A part of Astatotilapia calliptera chromosome 15, fAstCal1.2, whole genome shotgun sequence genomic DNA contains:
- the LOC113037453 gene encoding heterogeneous nuclear ribonucleoprotein Q isoform X1: MMSEDMATDHVNGNGTEEPMDTTAEVTHSEHFQALLEAGLPQNVAEKLDELYVAGLVAHGDLDERAIEALKEFNEDGALQVLVQFKESDLSHVQNKSAFLCGVMKTYRQREKQGTKVSDSIKGPDEAKIKELLERTSYTLDVTTGQRKYGGPPPESVYSGSQPPVGTEIFVGKIPRDLYEDELVPLFEKAGPIWDLRLMMDPLSSLNRGYAFITFCSKEGAQEAVKLCNNHEIRPGKHIGVCISVANNRLFVGSIPKSKTKEQIVEEFSKVTEGLSDVILYHQPDDKKKNRGFCFLEYEDHKTAAQARRRLMSGKVKVWGNLVTVEWADPIEDPDPEVMAKVKVLFVRNLANGVTEELLETSFSEFGKLERVKKLKDYAFIHFEERDGAVKALEEMNGKELEGEPIEIVFAKPPDQKRKERKAQRQAAKTQMYDDYYYYPPPPHMPPPSRNRGRGGNRGGYAYPPDYYGYEDYYDYYGYDYHNYRGGYDDPYYGYDDFQAPSRGRGGSRGARGGSSPARGRGGSGAPRGRANFSQRGGPGPGRGGRGARGGVQLRGRGGVRGARGGRGGNVGGKRKADGYNQPDSKRRQTNNQNWGSQPIAQQPLQGGDHSGNYSGYKSDNQEFYQDSFGQQWK, encoded by the exons ATG ATGTCTGAAGACATGGCCACAGATCACGTTAACGGGAACGGGACGGAGGAGCCGATGGACACTACAGCCGAGGTGACCCACTCGGAACACTTCCAGGCTTTACTGGAGGCAGGTTTACCTCAGAATGTCGCTGAGAAGCTGGATGAACTTTATGTAGCAG GCCTGGTAGCACACGGTGACCTCGATGAAAGAGCTATTGAGGCTTTGAAAGAATTCAACGAAGATGGAGCCCTGCAGGTGTTGGTGCAGTTCAAAGAGAGTGACCTGTCACACGTGCAG AATAAAAGTGCCTTTCTCTGTGGGGTGATGAAGacttacagacagagagagaaacaagggACTAAAGTTTCAGACTCCATCAAAGGACCAGATGAGGCTAAAATCAAAGAACTCCTCGAGAGAACCAGCTACACACTCGATGTTACAACCGGCCAGAGGAAATACGGCGGACCCCCGCCAGAGTCCGTGTACTCGGGTTCTCAGCCCCCTGTCGGCACAGAG ATCTTTGTTGGGAAGATTCCCCGTGATCTGTACGAAGACGAGCTGGTTCCTCTGTTTGAGAAGGCCGGTCCGATCTGGGACCTTCGGCTAATGATGGATCCGCTGAGTAGCCTGAACAGGGGCTATGCCTTCATCACGTTCTGCAGTAAAGAGGGTGCCCAGGAGGCTGTAAAGCTG tgcaATAATCATGAGATTCGCCCTGGCAAGCACATCGGGGTGTGCATATCTGTTGCCAACAACCGGCTATTTGTTGGTTCAATTCCCAAGAGTAAAACAAAGGAGCAGATTGTTGAAGAGTTTTCCAAAGTCACAG AGGGCCTGAGTGATGTCATACTCTACCATCAGCCCGACGACAAAAAGAAGAACCGAGGCTTCTGCTTCTTAGAGTATGAAGACCACAAAACGGCCGCTCAGGCCCGTCGCCGGCTAATGAGCGGCAAGGTGAAAGTTTGGGGCAACCTCGTGACCGTGGAGTGGGCAGACCCCATCGAAGACCCCGACCCAGAAGTCATGGCCAAG GTGAAGGTTTTATTTGTGAGAAATCTCGCTAATGGCGTCACGGAGGAACTCCTGGAGACGTCCTTCAGTGAGTTTGGAAAGCTGGAGCGAGTGAAGAAGCTCAAAGACTACGCCTTCATTCACTTTGAGGAGCGGGACGGTGCGGTGAAG GCACTGGAGGAAATGAACGGGAAGGAGTTGGAGGGAGAGCCAATCGAGATAGTGTTCGCCAAGCCGCCCGATCAGAAAAGGAAGGAGCGCAAAGCCCAGAGGCAAGCGGCTAAAACGCAAAT GTACGATGACTATTACTACTACCCTCCCCCTCCCCACATGCCCCCTCCCAGCAGAAATCGGGGTCGAGGAGGGAACAGAGGCGGCTACGCCTACCCTCCTGACTACTACGGTTACGAGGACTACTACGATTACTACGGCTATGACTATCACAACTACCGCGGTGGCTACGATGACCCCTACTATGGGTACGATGACTTCCAGGCCCCAAGCCGGGGGCGGGGCGGGAGCAGGGGCGCACGGGGCGGATCCTCCCCGGCCAGAGGACGTGGCGGCTCGGGGGCACCCAGAGGGAGAGCAAACTTCTCGCAGCGCGGCGGGCCAGGACCAGGTCGTGGCGGGCGCGGCGCAAGAGGAGGCGTGCAGCTGAGAGGGCGAGGAGGGGTACGTGGTGCACGGGGTGGCCGCGGTGGAAATGTAGGAGGAAAGCGCAAAGCTGATGGGTACAACCAGCCAGATTCCAAGCGTCGCCAGACCAATAATCAGAACTGGGGCTCTCAACCCATTGCTCAGCAACCGCTCCAAGGTGGTGATCATTCTGGTAACTATTCCGGTTACAAATCTGACAACCAGGAATTTTATCAGGATTCTTTTGGGCAGCAGTGGAAGTAA
- the LOC113037453 gene encoding heterogeneous nuclear ribonucleoprotein Q isoform X3: MMSEDMATDHVNGNGTEEPMDTTAEVTHSEHFQALLEAGLPQNVAEKLDELYVAGLVAHGDLDERAIEALKEFNEDGALQVLVQFKESDLSHVQNKSAFLCGVMKTYRQREKQGTKVSDSIKGPDEAKIKELLERTSYTLDVTTGQRKYGGPPPESVYSGSQPPVGTEIFVGKIPRDLYEDELVPLFEKAGPIWDLRLMMDPLSSLNRGYAFITFCSKEGAQEAVKLCNNHEIRPGKHIGVCISVANNRLFVGSIPKSKTKEQIVEEFSKVTEGLSDVILYHQPDDKKKNRGFCFLEYEDHKTAAQARRRLMSGKVKVWGNLVTVEWADPIEDPDPEVMAKVKVLFVRNLANGVTEELLETSFSEFGKLERVKKLKDYAFIHFEERDGAVKALEEMNGKELEGEPIEIVFAKPPDQKRKERKAQRQAAKTQMYDDYYYYPPPPHMPPPSRNRGRGGNRGGYAYPPDYYGYEDYYDYYGYDYHNYRGGYDDPYYGYDDFQAPSRGRGGSRGARGGSSPARGRGGSGAPRGRANFSQRGGPGPGRGGRGARGGVQLRGRGGVRGARGGRGGNVGGKRKADGYNQPDSKRRQTNNQNWGSQPIAQQPLQGGDHSGKRGRGWS; encoded by the exons ATG ATGTCTGAAGACATGGCCACAGATCACGTTAACGGGAACGGGACGGAGGAGCCGATGGACACTACAGCCGAGGTGACCCACTCGGAACACTTCCAGGCTTTACTGGAGGCAGGTTTACCTCAGAATGTCGCTGAGAAGCTGGATGAACTTTATGTAGCAG GCCTGGTAGCACACGGTGACCTCGATGAAAGAGCTATTGAGGCTTTGAAAGAATTCAACGAAGATGGAGCCCTGCAGGTGTTGGTGCAGTTCAAAGAGAGTGACCTGTCACACGTGCAG AATAAAAGTGCCTTTCTCTGTGGGGTGATGAAGacttacagacagagagagaaacaagggACTAAAGTTTCAGACTCCATCAAAGGACCAGATGAGGCTAAAATCAAAGAACTCCTCGAGAGAACCAGCTACACACTCGATGTTACAACCGGCCAGAGGAAATACGGCGGACCCCCGCCAGAGTCCGTGTACTCGGGTTCTCAGCCCCCTGTCGGCACAGAG ATCTTTGTTGGGAAGATTCCCCGTGATCTGTACGAAGACGAGCTGGTTCCTCTGTTTGAGAAGGCCGGTCCGATCTGGGACCTTCGGCTAATGATGGATCCGCTGAGTAGCCTGAACAGGGGCTATGCCTTCATCACGTTCTGCAGTAAAGAGGGTGCCCAGGAGGCTGTAAAGCTG tgcaATAATCATGAGATTCGCCCTGGCAAGCACATCGGGGTGTGCATATCTGTTGCCAACAACCGGCTATTTGTTGGTTCAATTCCCAAGAGTAAAACAAAGGAGCAGATTGTTGAAGAGTTTTCCAAAGTCACAG AGGGCCTGAGTGATGTCATACTCTACCATCAGCCCGACGACAAAAAGAAGAACCGAGGCTTCTGCTTCTTAGAGTATGAAGACCACAAAACGGCCGCTCAGGCCCGTCGCCGGCTAATGAGCGGCAAGGTGAAAGTTTGGGGCAACCTCGTGACCGTGGAGTGGGCAGACCCCATCGAAGACCCCGACCCAGAAGTCATGGCCAAG GTGAAGGTTTTATTTGTGAGAAATCTCGCTAATGGCGTCACGGAGGAACTCCTGGAGACGTCCTTCAGTGAGTTTGGAAAGCTGGAGCGAGTGAAGAAGCTCAAAGACTACGCCTTCATTCACTTTGAGGAGCGGGACGGTGCGGTGAAG GCACTGGAGGAAATGAACGGGAAGGAGTTGGAGGGAGAGCCAATCGAGATAGTGTTCGCCAAGCCGCCCGATCAGAAAAGGAAGGAGCGCAAAGCCCAGAGGCAAGCGGCTAAAACGCAAAT GTACGATGACTATTACTACTACCCTCCCCCTCCCCACATGCCCCCTCCCAGCAGAAATCGGGGTCGAGGAGGGAACAGAGGCGGCTACGCCTACCCTCCTGACTACTACGGTTACGAGGACTACTACGATTACTACGGCTATGACTATCACAACTACCGCGGTGGCTACGATGACCCCTACTATGGGTACGATGACTTCCAGGCCCCAAGCCGGGGGCGGGGCGGGAGCAGGGGCGCACGGGGCGGATCCTCCCCGGCCAGAGGACGTGGCGGCTCGGGGGCACCCAGAGGGAGAGCAAACTTCTCGCAGCGCGGCGGGCCAGGACCAGGTCGTGGCGGGCGCGGCGCAAGAGGAGGCGTGCAGCTGAGAGGGCGAGGAGGGGTACGTGGTGCACGGGGTGGCCGCGGTGGAAATGTAGGAGGAAAGCGCAAAGCTGATGGGTACAACCAGCCAGATTCCAAGCGTCGCCAGACCAATAATCAGAACTGGGGCTCTCAACCCATTGCTCAGCAACCGCTCCAAGGTGGTGATCATTCTG GAAAAAGGGGGCGAGGCTGGTCCTGA
- the LOC113037453 gene encoding heterogeneous nuclear ribonucleoprotein Q isoform X2: MMSEDMATDHVNGNGTEEPMDTTAEVTHSEHFQALLEAGLPQNVAEKLDELYVAGLVAHGDLDERAIEALKEFNEDGALQVLVQFKESDLSHVQNKSAFLCGVMKTYRQREKQGTKVSDSIKGPDEAKIKELLERTSYTLDVTTGQRKYGGPPPESVYSGSQPPVGTEIFVGKIPRDLYEDELVPLFEKAGPIWDLRLMMDPLSSLNRGYAFITFCSKEGAQEAVKLCNNHEIRPGKHIGVCISVANNRLFVGSIPKSKTKEQIVEEFSKVTEGLSDVILYHQPDDKKKNRGFCFLEYEDHKTAAQARRRLMSGKVKVWGNLVTVEWADPIEDPDPEVMAKVKVLFVRNLANGVTEELLETSFSEFGKLERVKKLKDYAFIHFEERDGAVKALEEMNGKELEGEPIEIVFAKPPDQKRKERKAQRQAAKTQMYDDYYYYPPPPHMPPPSRNRGRGGNRGGYAYPPDYYGYEDYYDYYGYDYHNYRGGYDDPYYGYDDFQAPSRGRGGSRGARGGSSPARGRGGSGAPRGRANFSQRGGPGPGRGGRGARGGVQLRGRGGVRGARGGRGGNVGGKRKADGYNQPDSKRRQTNNQNWGSQPIAQQPLQGGDHSAGKRGRGWS; this comes from the exons ATG ATGTCTGAAGACATGGCCACAGATCACGTTAACGGGAACGGGACGGAGGAGCCGATGGACACTACAGCCGAGGTGACCCACTCGGAACACTTCCAGGCTTTACTGGAGGCAGGTTTACCTCAGAATGTCGCTGAGAAGCTGGATGAACTTTATGTAGCAG GCCTGGTAGCACACGGTGACCTCGATGAAAGAGCTATTGAGGCTTTGAAAGAATTCAACGAAGATGGAGCCCTGCAGGTGTTGGTGCAGTTCAAAGAGAGTGACCTGTCACACGTGCAG AATAAAAGTGCCTTTCTCTGTGGGGTGATGAAGacttacagacagagagagaaacaagggACTAAAGTTTCAGACTCCATCAAAGGACCAGATGAGGCTAAAATCAAAGAACTCCTCGAGAGAACCAGCTACACACTCGATGTTACAACCGGCCAGAGGAAATACGGCGGACCCCCGCCAGAGTCCGTGTACTCGGGTTCTCAGCCCCCTGTCGGCACAGAG ATCTTTGTTGGGAAGATTCCCCGTGATCTGTACGAAGACGAGCTGGTTCCTCTGTTTGAGAAGGCCGGTCCGATCTGGGACCTTCGGCTAATGATGGATCCGCTGAGTAGCCTGAACAGGGGCTATGCCTTCATCACGTTCTGCAGTAAAGAGGGTGCCCAGGAGGCTGTAAAGCTG tgcaATAATCATGAGATTCGCCCTGGCAAGCACATCGGGGTGTGCATATCTGTTGCCAACAACCGGCTATTTGTTGGTTCAATTCCCAAGAGTAAAACAAAGGAGCAGATTGTTGAAGAGTTTTCCAAAGTCACAG AGGGCCTGAGTGATGTCATACTCTACCATCAGCCCGACGACAAAAAGAAGAACCGAGGCTTCTGCTTCTTAGAGTATGAAGACCACAAAACGGCCGCTCAGGCCCGTCGCCGGCTAATGAGCGGCAAGGTGAAAGTTTGGGGCAACCTCGTGACCGTGGAGTGGGCAGACCCCATCGAAGACCCCGACCCAGAAGTCATGGCCAAG GTGAAGGTTTTATTTGTGAGAAATCTCGCTAATGGCGTCACGGAGGAACTCCTGGAGACGTCCTTCAGTGAGTTTGGAAAGCTGGAGCGAGTGAAGAAGCTCAAAGACTACGCCTTCATTCACTTTGAGGAGCGGGACGGTGCGGTGAAG GCACTGGAGGAAATGAACGGGAAGGAGTTGGAGGGAGAGCCAATCGAGATAGTGTTCGCCAAGCCGCCCGATCAGAAAAGGAAGGAGCGCAAAGCCCAGAGGCAAGCGGCTAAAACGCAAAT GTACGATGACTATTACTACTACCCTCCCCCTCCCCACATGCCCCCTCCCAGCAGAAATCGGGGTCGAGGAGGGAACAGAGGCGGCTACGCCTACCCTCCTGACTACTACGGTTACGAGGACTACTACGATTACTACGGCTATGACTATCACAACTACCGCGGTGGCTACGATGACCCCTACTATGGGTACGATGACTTCCAGGCCCCAAGCCGGGGGCGGGGCGGGAGCAGGGGCGCACGGGGCGGATCCTCCCCGGCCAGAGGACGTGGCGGCTCGGGGGCACCCAGAGGGAGAGCAAACTTCTCGCAGCGCGGCGGGCCAGGACCAGGTCGTGGCGGGCGCGGCGCAAGAGGAGGCGTGCAGCTGAGAGGGCGAGGAGGGGTACGTGGTGCACGGGGTGGCCGCGGTGGAAATGTAGGAGGAAAGCGCAAAGCTGATGGGTACAACCAGCCAGATTCCAAGCGTCGCCAGACCAATAATCAGAACTGGGGCTCTCAACCCATTGCTCAGCAACCGCTCCAAGGTGGTGATCATTCTG CAGGAAAAAGGGGGCGAGGCTGGTCCTGA